One genomic segment of Belonocnema kinseyi isolate 2016_QV_RU_SX_M_011 chromosome 2, B_treatae_v1, whole genome shotgun sequence includes these proteins:
- the LOC117168345 gene encoding uncharacterized protein LOC117168345, with amino-acid sequence MHIKKGKIVWYFLSRIILKLTIFPSVKHYFFNQIKIDCIIRIFLLFQTAFTVDVNRTYFYNNPNPNSNPFVRSYDLPNRGVDKTSDDIEIEWTSPVDYENKKLLRVKVTFDYHGKFPTEVTSFSPVDYIPDSHVMKNVGLNFFDRIMTVRVRESSVSITKGATPVMGHLKWNRNYATGIHCEEPVKITMEMTTVTEDYYKGDSYQITTKAVYEGEFKTDGDWCPK; translated from the exons ATGCatatcaaaaaaggaaaaatagtttGGTATTTTTTAAGCCGTATAATTTTAAAGCTAACTATCTTTCCGAGTGTCAAGCATTATTTCTTTAATCAGATAAAAATTGACTGtataataaggatttttttactttttcagacCGCATTCACAGTTGATGTCAACAGAACCTATTTCTACAATAATCCGAATCCGAACAGTAATCCTTTCGTTAGGTCATATGATTTACCGAATAGGGGTGTAGATAAGACTTCAGATGATATTGAGATCGAATGGACCAGTCCTGTAgactatgaaaataaaaaacttcttcgG gtaAAAGTCACCTTCGACTATCATGGGAAATTTCCTACAGAAGTCACATCGTTTAGCCCGGTCGATTATATACCCGATAGTCACGTAATGAAGAATGTAGGACtgaatttttttgatcgaataatGACCGTGAGAGTGCGCGAATCTTCTGTATCCATCACTAAG ggGGCCACACCAGTTATGGGACATCTTAAGTGGAATCGAAATTATGCAACAGGTATTCATTGCGAGGAACCTGTTAAAATCACTATGGAGATGACAACCGTGACAGAAGACTACTATAAAGGAGATTCTTATCAAATAACTACGAAAGCAGTCTATGAAGGAGAGTTCAAAACTGATGGAGATTGGTGTCCcaaataa